In Humulus lupulus chromosome 6, drHumLupu1.1, whole genome shotgun sequence, a single genomic region encodes these proteins:
- the LOC133781368 gene encoding RGS1-HXK1-interacting protein 1, translating into MATESSSVGGEGESVEKNNGSTTSTIASMADDLQRTVLSSTDSAIRSARSLQHNSSAHFRNLQGLLVDAKSQYRAYEDTFFNSIEQELKSTRDHPAATIGVGVAAALFLLPGPRRFLFRHTLGRLRSEEAKFVRAEKNVKELSLSVDVMKNESRKLLERAALAEKDMKYGYTELTKTGNHIHRLAKSVYKVETQAADLMDGLRETPGREALRLRAEVASMLSHLRRQRTDLNKRIMKISELGVSV; encoded by the exons atgGCGACGGAATCGTCCTCAGTAGGCGGCGAAGGTGAATCTGTGGAGAAGAATAATGGTTCAACCACATCAACAATAGCATCAATGGCCGACGATCTACAGCGTACGGTTCTCAGCTCCACCGATTCAGCTATTCGCTCCGCCCGTTCTCTCCAACACAACTCTTCCGCTCATTTCCGCAATCTCCAG GGATTACTAGTTGATGCCAAATCCCAGTACAGAGCTTATGAAGACACTTTCTTCAATTCAATTGAAC AGGAGTTGAAGAGTACTAGGGATCACCCAGCTGCCACTATTGGGGTTGGTGTTGCTGCTGCCCTCTTTCTTCTACCTG GACCTAGAAGGTTCTTGTTTCGTCATACATTGGGCCGACTGCGAAGTGAGGAG GCAAAATTTGTTAGAGCGGAGAAGAATGTGAAGGAGCTAAGCCTTTCAGTCGATGTGATGAAAAATGAAAGTAGGAAACTACTTGAGCGGGCGGCTCTTGCTGAAAAGGACATGAAATATGGCTACACCGAGCTTAC GAAAACTGGAAATCATATTCACCGTCTTGCAAAATCTGTTTACAAAGTTGAGACTCAAGCTGCAG ATTTAATGGATGGCCTGCGGGAAACCCCTGGTAGGGAGGCTTTAAGACTTCGAGCAGAG GTTGCGTCTATGTTATCGCATTTAAGAAGGCAGAGGACCGATCTAAACAAACGGATCATGAAGATTTCTGAGTTGGGAGTTTCAGTGTga